A genomic region of Leptotrichia hofstadii contains the following coding sequences:
- a CDS encoding argininosuccinate synthase, producing MAKEKVVLAYSGGLDTSIIIPWLKENYDLEVIACCVDVGQDEDMEAVKVKAIESGASKVYVEDKKEEFVKDYAFRALRAGAVYENKYLLGTSFARPLISKALVDVAHKEGATYICHGCTGKGNDQVRFETGVFSLDPTLKILAPWRLWDISSREDAIDYAQKNDIKITVTKEKIYSRDQNLWHISHEGGDIEGLENEHKEDIVYMMTTPPEKAPDKPTYVDITFEQGWPVKVDGEALEPVELLRKLNKIAGENGVGVIDIVENRLVGMKSRGIYETPGGTLLMEALKELETLIFDKDTFEFKKLVSQKYASIAYSGQWFTPLREGLDAFVDETSKNVNGTIKLKLYKGSIKIAGRFTDFALYDEEISSFGASELYSHKDAEGFIKLFSLPNRIRAYKKHK from the coding sequence ATGGCAAAAGAAAAAGTAGTTTTAGCATATTCAGGTGGACTTGATACATCGATTATCATACCTTGGCTAAAAGAAAATTATGATTTAGAAGTGATTGCGTGCTGTGTTGATGTTGGACAAGATGAAGATATGGAAGCTGTAAAAGTTAAAGCCATTGAATCAGGTGCTTCTAAAGTTTATGTAGAAGATAAAAAAGAAGAATTTGTAAAAGATTATGCTTTCCGTGCTTTAAGAGCAGGGGCAGTTTATGAAAATAAATATTTATTGGGAACTTCATTTGCAAGACCATTAATTTCTAAAGCATTGGTGGATGTTGCCCACAAAGAAGGAGCGACGTATATTTGTCACGGATGTACTGGAAAAGGAAATGATCAGGTTAGATTTGAAACTGGCGTATTTTCATTAGATCCAACATTAAAAATTCTTGCACCTTGGAGACTTTGGGACATTTCTTCAAGAGAAGATGCAATTGACTATGCACAAAAAAATGATATAAAAATAACTGTAACAAAAGAAAAAATTTACTCAAGAGATCAAAATCTATGGCATATTTCACACGAAGGCGGAGATATTGAAGGGCTTGAAAATGAGCATAAGGAAGATATTGTCTATATGATGACAACTCCACCTGAAAAAGCACCAGACAAGCCAACATACGTAGATATTACATTTGAACAAGGTTGGCCAGTAAAAGTTGACGGCGAAGCATTGGAGCCAGTGGAATTATTAAGAAAATTAAATAAAATTGCTGGAGAAAATGGTGTTGGTGTTATTGACATTGTTGAAAATAGATTGGTTGGAATGAAATCAAGAGGAATTTATGAAACACCAGGCGGAACATTGTTAATGGAAGCACTAAAAGAGCTTGAAACTTTAATTTTTGATAAAGATACTTTTGAATTTAAAAAACTTGTTTCTCAAAAATATGCAAGCATAGCTTATTCAGGACAATGGTTTACACCCCTTCGTGAAGGACTTGACGCATTTGTAGATGAAACTTCAAAAAATGTAAATGGTACAATAAAACTGAAATTATACAAAGGAAGTATAAAAATTGCTGGAAGATTTACTGATTTTGCATTGTATGATGAAGAAATCTCTTCATTTGGTGCAAGTGAACTTTACAGTCACAAAGACGCAGAAGGATTTATAAAATTATTCTCACTTCCAAACAGAATCAGAGCTTATAAAAAACATAAATAA
- a CDS encoding peptidylprolyl isomerase — MTVAVQSYSKEYKMKVKIITAKGDVNINLLPDKSPVTVANFVNLAKKGYYDGLKFHRVIDNFMAQGGDPTGTGAGGPGYQFEDEVNNGLNFSKAGKLAMANAGPGTNGSQFFITTVPTEWLNGNHTIFGEVVSDADLAVVKKLSNGDVMTKVVVEGDVDAFLKTQKTRVDSWNKTLKQNFPNKF; from the coding sequence ATGACTGTTGCTGTGCAATCATACAGTAAAGAGTATAAAATGAAAGTAAAGATTATTACTGCAAAAGGTGATGTTAATATTAATTTATTACCTGATAAATCGCCTGTAACTGTTGCTAATTTTGTAAACTTAGCAAAAAAAGGATATTATGATGGATTAAAATTCCATAGGGTTATTGACAACTTTATGGCACAAGGAGGAGATCCAACTGGAACAGGAGCAGGAGGACCAGGATACCAATTTGAAGACGAAGTTAATAATGGACTGAATTTTTCTAAAGCTGGTAAACTAGCTATGGCAAATGCTGGACCAGGAACAAATGGAAGTCAGTTTTTCATTACAACTGTACCAACAGAATGGTTAAATGGTAATCATACAATTTTTGGAGAAGTTGTGTCGGATGCTGATTTAGCTGTTGTAAAAAAATTATCTAATGGAGATGTAATGACAAAAGTTGTAGTTGAGGGAGATGTTGATGCTTTCTTAAAAACTCAAAAAACTCGTGTTGACAGCTGGAATAAAACATTAAAACAAAATTTTCCAAATAAATTTTAA
- a CDS encoding TIGR02328 family protein — MRLWHEQIIHLLPKNQLLGQHRECCALRGNGWKKKHKTVDYVFLYSPYYLFIYHSLVMDEMEKRGYKVSKEWRDKNYRGKKAENYNNLEEKNIDSPIYKEHDNEYLVECIENLQKKGIKLEL, encoded by the coding sequence ATGAGACTATGGCATGAACAAATTATTCATCTATTACCTAAAAACCAGCTTCTTGGTCAACATAGAGAATGTTGTGCGCTTAGGGGAAATGGATGGAAAAAGAAACACAAAACAGTAGACTATGTATTTTTATATTCTCCATATTATTTATTTATTTATCATTCATTGGTTATGGATGAAATGGAAAAAAGAGGGTATAAAGTTTCTAAAGAATGGAGAGATAAGAATTATAGGGGAAAGAAAGCAGAAAATTATAATAATCTTGAAGAAAAAAATATAGATAGCCCAATTTACAAAGAACATGATAATGAATATTTAGTTGAGTGTATCGAAAATTTGCAAAAAAAAGGGATTAAATTAGAACTATAA
- a CDS encoding YbgA family protein: MNKKKECEELWAKNKYYVLSKSHKVYLEIRNYLKEKEIDIVFINERIQKVRDMKESKKDFSNAILHLWGYFKKKATKIEKQGLFNILEEYMGGRSNQKSLIEYINTLLKKYPNKYLQESTLLTGENNETMA, from the coding sequence ATGAATAAAAAAAAAGAATGCGAAGAGCTATGGGCAAAAAATAAATATTATGTGTTAAGCAAATCGCATAAAGTGTACTTGGAAATAAGAAATTATTTGAAAGAAAAAGAAATTGATATTGTATTTATTAATGAAAGAATACAAAAAGTAAGGGATATGAAAGAAAGTAAAAAAGATTTTAGTAATGCAATTCTTCATTTATGGGGATATTTCAAAAAAAAGGCAACGAAGATCGAAAAACAAGGATTATTTAACATATTGGAAGAATACATGGGAGGAAGAAGTAATCAGAAATCGCTAATTGAATATATCAATACTTTACTAAAGAAATATCCAAATAAATATTTACAAGAATCTACTTTATTAACAGGAGAAAACAATGAGACTATGGCATGA
- a CDS encoding TrkH family potassium uptake protein: MNKKMIGYIIGKILILEAGLMVLPLIISFLYNESAKYKIAYGSVILLLLATGFLLSAKLPKDERIQGREGYIIVSLSWILMSMFGALPFVFTKEIPSFVDAFFEIVSGFTTTGSSIITDLSKISHSNLFWRSFTHFVGGMGVLVLALAIFPSSATSVHVMKAEVPGPTFGKLVSKLSTTARMLYKIYIVMTIAVIILLMFGGLDLFESSLLAFGTAGTGGFGVRNGSILPYNNPYIEIVLGIGMLVFGVNFNIYYFILIGKVKDVFKNEELKYYLLIVFGAIALIVFNIYQTYGSIWKCIRDVFFSVSSVITTTGYSTADFGKWPLFSQVILLILMFFGACAGSTAGGLKISRVVLMVKIYFAEIVQMISPNRVVSVKYDDKAVNVKMQKSIAVYFLVYALVFGGILLIISYSADDFMTAFSAVAATFNNIGPGLGKVGPAFSFAELNNFSKVILSFGMLAGRLEIFPMLILFSPTTWKLK; the protein is encoded by the coding sequence ATGAATAAAAAAATGATAGGTTACATAATTGGAAAAATACTTATACTTGAAGCTGGATTAATGGTTTTACCTCTAATTATAAGTTTTTTGTACAATGAAAGCGCAAAATATAAAATTGCTTACGGCTCTGTAATACTTCTTCTTCTGGCAACTGGCTTTCTGCTTTCAGCAAAGCTTCCTAAAGATGAGCGGATTCAGGGAAGAGAAGGCTATATAATTGTTTCGCTTTCGTGGATTTTAATGTCTATGTTTGGAGCATTGCCGTTTGTATTCACAAAGGAAATACCGTCGTTTGTAGATGCTTTTTTTGAAATTGTGAGCGGTTTTACGACGACTGGTTCAAGTATAATAACTGATCTTAGTAAAATTAGCCATTCCAATTTATTCTGGCGAAGTTTTACTCATTTTGTCGGAGGAATGGGAGTGCTAGTTCTGGCACTTGCAATTTTTCCCAGTTCTGCCACTTCAGTTCACGTAATGAAGGCAGAAGTTCCAGGTCCGACATTTGGAAAGCTGGTGTCCAAATTATCAACAACAGCCAGAATGCTTTATAAAATTTATATTGTGATGACAATTGCTGTAATAATTTTATTAATGTTTGGAGGGCTGGACTTGTTTGAATCTTCGCTTCTTGCATTTGGTACGGCTGGAACAGGTGGTTTCGGAGTAAGAAATGGGAGCATTTTACCGTATAACAACCCTTATATTGAAATTGTTTTAGGAATTGGAATGCTAGTTTTTGGAGTAAACTTCAATATTTATTATTTTATTTTAATTGGAAAAGTAAAAGATGTATTTAAAAATGAAGAATTAAAATATTATTTGTTAATAGTTTTTGGAGCAATCGCATTAATAGTTTTTAATATATATCAAACATACGGCTCAATCTGGAAGTGCATAAGAGATGTATTCTTCTCTGTTTCCTCGGTTATTACAACAACGGGATATTCCACAGCCGACTTCGGAAAATGGCCGTTATTTTCACAAGTTATCTTGCTGATCCTAATGTTTTTTGGTGCATGTGCAGGCTCTACGGCTGGGGGACTGAAAATATCAAGAGTAGTGTTAATGGTAAAAATCTACTTTGCAGAAATAGTCCAAATGATAAGCCCAAATCGTGTAGTTTCAGTAAAATATGATGATAAGGCAGTAAATGTGAAAATGCAAAAAAGCATCGCAGTATATTTTCTAGTATATGCTCTTGTTTTTGGAGGAATTTTACTAATAATTTCCTATTCAGCGGATGATTTTATGACAGCATTCAGCGCTGTTGCAGCCACATTTAACAATATCGGCCCCGGACTAGGAAAAGTAGGTCCAGCATTCAGCTTTGCTGAACTGAATAATTTTTCAAAAGTAATCCTAAGTTTTGGAATGCTGGCAGGAAGGCTGGAAATTTTCCCAATGTTAATACTATTTTCCCCAACAACATGGAAATTAAAATAA
- the trkA gene encoding Trk system potassium transporter TrkA — MKIVIAGAGVVGESLCSELSEVGNDVILIEKEEKVLNKLMEIYDITGMVGNGASYETLLEAGADSADIFIAATESDELNIISSIIAKKIGAKFTIARVRNPEYSSNMQFVRENLGISLMLNPEFESAKNIANKLMFPVALSVENFFGQKANFISIRVEKHSFLNGTQLKYLEFDSQDKIIICTVKRGDEIFIPSGDFKILEGDIIYIAGSIDAVRKFYDKIEQSNLKIKSTIVIGGGTISHYLIRKLLENKNKVKVIENDKERAEKLSEAYSKAIVIRGNEADQEFLIQEGIKNYDAVVIITDSDEENAVISMFANSITDAKLITKMNRTLLLPILESSTGTSTVVPKKVISDMIISVVRSRTDMRSSTMSLLYRLENKVELITFEINENSAAIDIPLKDLKIKKGTLVASILRNGKMIFPGGNDMIKSNDSVMIVSTIPSIEDFDDILERV; from the coding sequence ATGAAAATAGTTATAGCAGGAGCTGGTGTCGTTGGGGAATCACTTTGCAGCGAACTGTCAGAGGTGGGAAACGACGTAATCTTAATTGAAAAAGAGGAAAAAGTACTAAATAAGCTTATGGAAATTTATGATATAACGGGAATGGTTGGAAATGGGGCTTCATACGAAACGCTGCTGGAAGCTGGCGCAGACAGTGCCGATATTTTTATTGCGGCGACAGAGTCCGATGAGTTAAATATAATTTCCTCAATTATTGCAAAAAAAATAGGAGCAAAATTTACAATAGCAAGGGTAAGAAATCCTGAGTACAGTTCTAATATGCAGTTTGTAAGAGAAAATTTGGGAATTTCACTCATGTTAAACCCTGAATTTGAATCAGCGAAAAATATTGCCAATAAACTGATGTTTCCAGTAGCATTAAGTGTGGAGAATTTTTTTGGGCAGAAAGCAAATTTTATTTCAATAAGAGTCGAAAAGCATAGCTTTTTGAACGGAACGCAGTTAAAATATCTGGAATTTGATTCGCAGGACAAGATAATAATCTGTACTGTTAAAAGAGGTGACGAAATATTTATACCAAGTGGAGATTTTAAAATTCTTGAAGGCGATATTATTTATATTGCCGGATCTATTGACGCAGTACGTAAATTTTACGATAAAATTGAGCAAAGCAATTTAAAAATAAAGTCAACAATAGTTATTGGAGGCGGAACAATTTCTCATTATCTGATTAGAAAGCTGCTGGAAAATAAAAATAAAGTCAAGGTTATTGAAAACGATAAAGAACGTGCTGAAAAACTGAGCGAGGCATATTCAAAAGCCATTGTAATACGGGGAAATGAAGCAGATCAGGAATTTTTGATTCAGGAAGGTATAAAAAATTATGATGCTGTTGTAATCATTACTGACAGCGATGAGGAAAATGCAGTTATTTCAATGTTTGCAAATTCTATAACAGATGCCAAATTGATTACAAAAATGAACAGGACTTTATTGCTTCCAATATTGGAAAGCAGCACAGGGACTTCAACAGTCGTACCTAAAAAAGTTATTTCTGATATGATAATAAGTGTTGTAAGATCAAGAACCGATATGCGAAGTTCTACAATGAGTTTATTATACAGACTTGAAAATAAAGTGGAACTTATTACTTTTGAAATTAATGAAAATAGCGCCGCTATTGATATTCCTTTAAAAGACTTGAAAATAAAAAAAGGAACATTGGTTGCAAGCATATTGAGAAATGGAAAAATGATTTTTCCAGGTGGAAATGATATGATAAAAAGTAATGACAGCGTGATGATAGTTTCGACAATTCCTTCAATAGAAGATTTTGACGATATACTTGAGCGAGTTTAA
- the hemB gene encoding porphobilinogen synthase, giving the protein MFKRHRKLRKNEVIRNLVKDVYVAKEDLIYPIFIEEGENIKSEIPSMPGIFRYSIDRLSEELDELLKLGINSILLFGIPKNKDACATEAYNENGVVQNAVRFIKENYDNFLVICDICCCEYTSHGHCGILDENGYVKNDETLEVLAKTALSYAKAGADIMAPSDMMDGRVEKIAEVLAKNNFENIPIMAYSVKYSSAFYGPFRDAADSAPQFGDRKSYQMNFQYSKDSIDEVNEDLRQGADIIIVKPAMAYLDIIKKVSDAFEVPIVAYSVSGEYSMVKAAAQNGWIDEMKIVMEQMYAMKRAGANAIITYYAKEIAKYLEK; this is encoded by the coding sequence ATGTTTAAAAGACATAGAAAGTTACGAAAAAATGAAGTAATAAGAAACCTTGTAAAAGATGTGTATGTTGCAAAGGAGGACTTGATTTATCCAATTTTTATTGAGGAAGGAGAAAATATCAAAAGTGAAATTCCTTCAATGCCAGGAATCTTTAGATATTCTATTGACAGGCTTTCGGAAGAACTCGATGAGCTGTTAAAATTGGGGATAAATTCGATTTTGCTATTTGGAATTCCTAAAAACAAGGATGCTTGCGCTACAGAAGCATATAACGAGAATGGGGTTGTTCAGAATGCAGTCAGATTTATAAAGGAAAATTATGATAATTTTCTTGTAATCTGTGATATTTGCTGCTGTGAGTACACGAGTCACGGACATTGTGGAATACTCGATGAAAATGGCTACGTAAAAAATGATGAAACTTTGGAAGTTCTTGCAAAAACAGCACTTTCGTATGCAAAAGCAGGAGCAGATATTATGGCACCTTCAGACATGATGGACGGACGTGTGGAAAAAATTGCTGAAGTCCTGGCTAAAAATAATTTTGAAAATATTCCGATAATGGCATATTCAGTAAAATATTCATCAGCATTTTATGGACCTTTTAGAGATGCTGCAGATTCAGCGCCTCAGTTTGGAGATAGAAAGTCTTATCAAATGAACTTTCAATATTCAAAGGATTCAATAGATGAAGTCAATGAAGACTTGCGGCAGGGAGCAGACATTATAATCGTAAAGCCTGCGATGGCGTATCTTGATATAATAAAAAAAGTAAGTGATGCTTTTGAAGTGCCAATTGTGGCTTATAGTGTTTCTGGAGAATATTCGATGGTAAAGGCCGCGGCTCAAAATGGCTGGATTGACGAAATGAAAATAGTAATGGAGCAGATGTATGCGATGAAAAGAGCTGGAGCAAATGCCATTATTACATATTACGCAAAGGAAATTGCAAAATATTTGGAAAAATAA
- a CDS encoding precorrin-2 dehydrogenase/sirohydrochlorin ferrochelatase family protein — protein MWFPLFINLENKKILVIGGGKVAAKKIEKILEYGADITVVTENVVEEKLLKLENVKIENNQKIENDKAKIEKLVKGYFLVIAATDNEELNENIANVCDSNGMLINNVSSKIKMNAMFGGIVKNSEFQIAISTSGKNCKRSRAMKSEIQKVLDKIEK, from the coding sequence ATGTGGTTTCCATTGTTTATAAATTTGGAAAATAAGAAAATTCTAGTAATTGGAGGAGGAAAAGTTGCCGCTAAGAAAATTGAGAAAATTTTAGAATATGGAGCTGATATTACAGTCGTAACTGAAAATGTTGTGGAAGAGAAATTGTTGAAGCTGGAAAATGTTAAGATTGAAAATAACCAAAAAATTGAAAATGATAAAGCCAAGATTGAAAAGCTTGTAAAAGGATATTTTTTGGTAATTGCAGCTACAGACAACGAGGAATTAAATGAAAATATAGCAAATGTTTGTGATTCCAATGGAATGCTTATTAACAATGTATCTTCAAAAATCAAGATGAATGCAATGTTTGGAGGAATTGTGAAAAATAGTGAGTTTCAAATTGCAATTTCTACAAGCGGGAAAAACTGCAAGCGTTCACGTGCCATGAAAAGTGAAATTCAAAAAGTTCTTGATAAAATAGAAAAATAA
- a CDS encoding Crp/Fnr family transcriptional regulator codes for MKIEDLSLFLTKVSLFKGLNSEEIANCLTKTDFEIKNYKKNETVFFRGDALKKVIIIIGGTAHGEMQKFNGDTIIINQMKSGEVLASAFLFGKDNIFPVDLVTLENSKFLFFSKEKYLNLIQTDKRLLLNFINEISNRSQHLSKRIWFNFTHKTIEEKILSYIKENSENGKIKFLPSISALAKRFEVTRPALSREISNLCKRNILTKGENGIYLINSTNLIEKNI; via the coding sequence ATGAAAATAGAAGATTTATCACTTTTTTTAACAAAAGTTTCACTATTTAAAGGATTAAATTCCGAAGAAATTGCAAATTGCCTGACAAAAACTGATTTTGAAATAAAAAACTATAAAAAAAATGAAACCGTGTTCTTTCGTGGAGATGCACTGAAGAAAGTAATAATTATTATTGGGGGAACGGCACATGGAGAAATGCAGAAATTTAACGGAGATACAATCATTATTAATCAGATGAAATCTGGAGAAGTGCTGGCGTCAGCTTTTCTATTCGGAAAAGACAATATTTTTCCAGTTGACCTCGTAACTCTTGAAAACTCCAAATTCCTATTTTTCAGCAAAGAAAAATATCTGAATCTGATTCAAACAGACAAAAGGCTTCTGCTTAATTTTATAAACGAGATTTCCAACAGAAGCCAGCATCTCTCAAAAAGAATATGGTTCAACTTCACTCATAAAACAATTGAAGAAAAAATACTCAGCTATATAAAGGAAAATTCCGAAAACGGCAAAATCAAATTTCTTCCCAGTATTTCGGCACTGGCAAAACGTTTTGAAGTAACCCGCCCCGCATTATCAAGGGAAATTTCCAATTTATGCAAAAGAAATATCCTAACAAAGGGAGAAAATGGCATTTACCTAATAAATTCCACTAATCTTATTGAAAAGAATATTTGA
- the dnaX gene encoding DNA polymerase III subunit gamma/tau: MNITLYRKYRPQNFDEIAGQEFVLRAIKNSLRENKLSHAYLFTGPRGVGKTTIARLIAKGVNCLNSEDVTDNPCGECENCREISQGISMDMIEIDAASNRGIDEIRELKEKINYQPVKGRKKIYIIDEVHMLTKEAFNALLKTLEEPPSHVIFILATTEIDKIPDTVISRCQRYDFLPIDKEDIKKLLKNVAEKENIKIDDASLDLIYRKSEGSARDSFSIFEQVVSNFNNEEIDITKTQNALGVVPDVILEEFLNLVKEGDKEKLVDFIDKIWEDGLIIETFLKDFSYYLKEQFRKKTDLSVNFLLDTISAIFFTLNEFKYEEDKRLLGYVLIHELYKKKKKNSQSANSSESMPAFNKNDMKDMSNSIYEKVLSQVMKNANIVNQKAGSMGISEPVNMEKTVKDYDISIFTENWKKVLAGIKKVSVMLGALAIESSPDRVENGVLYIKFPKNQKFHSEQVLLPEKKPKIEAVINQICNSDIMIQTFLESEDSQNEEDKFLQNAVKFFDGEILEKK, from the coding sequence TTGAATATTACTTTATATAGAAAATATCGGCCTCAGAACTTTGATGAAATTGCAGGGCAGGAATTTGTGTTAAGGGCAATAAAAAATTCTTTGAGGGAAAATAAACTTTCGCATGCGTACTTGTTTACAGGGCCACGTGGAGTTGGGAAAACAACTATCGCAAGGCTTATTGCAAAAGGTGTAAACTGCCTGAATAGTGAAGATGTGACAGATAATCCTTGTGGAGAGTGTGAAAACTGCCGTGAAATTTCTCAAGGGATTTCTATGGATATGATTGAAATTGATGCGGCTTCTAATCGTGGGATTGATGAAATTAGGGAACTGAAGGAAAAAATAAATTATCAGCCTGTTAAAGGAAGAAAAAAAATATATATAATTGATGAAGTCCACATGCTTACAAAAGAGGCTTTTAATGCGCTTTTGAAGACGCTAGAGGAACCTCCTTCACATGTTATATTTATTCTTGCGACTACCGAGATTGACAAGATTCCAGATACAGTTATTTCCAGGTGTCAGCGATATGATTTTTTGCCAATTGATAAGGAAGATATAAAAAAATTGTTAAAAAATGTGGCTGAAAAGGAAAATATTAAGATTGACGATGCAAGTCTTGATTTGATTTACCGAAAGTCTGAAGGAAGTGCAAGGGACAGTTTTTCCATATTTGAGCAAGTTGTGTCAAACTTCAACAATGAAGAAATTGATATTACAAAGACGCAGAATGCTTTGGGAGTTGTGCCTGACGTTATTCTGGAAGAATTTTTAAACCTGGTAAAAGAAGGCGATAAAGAAAAATTAGTTGATTTTATTGATAAAATCTGGGAAGACGGACTTATTATCGAAACTTTTTTAAAGGATTTTTCGTATTATTTAAAAGAGCAGTTTAGGAAAAAAACGGATTTATCAGTAAATTTTCTGCTGGATACGATAAGTGCGATTTTTTTTACCTTGAATGAATTTAAGTATGAAGAGGATAAAAGGCTGCTTGGCTATGTGCTTATCCACGAGCTTTACAAAAAGAAGAAGAAAAATTCCCAAAGTGCAAATTCTAGCGAAAGCATGCCTGCTTTTAATAAAAACGATATGAAAGATATGTCAAACAGCATTTATGAAAAAGTATTAAGCCAAGTTATGAAAAATGCTAATATTGTGAATCAGAAGGCTGGCTCTATGGGAATTTCCGAACCTGTAAATATGGAAAAAACTGTAAAAGATTATGATATTTCAATTTTTACTGAAAATTGGAAAAAAGTTTTGGCTGGAATAAAAAAGGTAAGCGTTATGCTGGGGGCACTAGCGATAGAAAGCAGCCCAGATAGAGTGGAAAATGGAGTTTTGTATATAAAATTCCCCAAAAATCAAAAATTTCACAGCGAACAAGTTTTACTGCCCGAGAAAAAGCCGAAAATTGAAGCAGTTATTAATCAGATTTGTAATTCAGATATTATGATACAAACTTTTCTCGAAAGTGAAGATTCACAAAATGAAGAGGATAAATTTTTGCAGAATGCAGTCAAGTTCTTTGATGGAGAGATTTTGGAAAAAAAATAA
- the rplI gene encoding 50S ribosomal protein L9, translated as MKIKVILKETIKGVGKKDEIVEVKDGYANNFLLNKNKAILATPENVNKLKAKNEKIQKNHDRDVKNANELKEFLADKEIVLKVKAGENNKVFGSIGAKEIVEALKEQLNVEIDKKKVSANSKVKEIGVHNVELKLHSEVKANLKVRVEAK; from the coding sequence ATGAAAATTAAAGTAATTTTGAAGGAAACAATAAAAGGTGTCGGAAAAAAAGATGAAATTGTGGAAGTAAAAGATGGATATGCAAATAACTTTTTATTAAATAAAAATAAGGCAATACTCGCAACTCCTGAGAATGTTAATAAATTGAAGGCAAAAAATGAAAAAATTCAAAAAAATCATGATAGAGATGTGAAAAACGCAAATGAACTAAAAGAATTCTTGGCTGACAAAGAAATTGTTCTAAAAGTGAAGGCTGGAGAAAATAATAAAGTGTTTGGTTCAATTGGGGCAAAGGAAATTGTAGAGGCATTGAAGGAGCAGTTAAATGTTGAAATTGATAAAAAGAAAGTTTCTGCTAATTCAAAAGTTAAGGAAATTGGAGTGCATAACGTAGAATTAAAACTTCACTCTGAAGTTAAAGCAAATTTAAAAGTTAGAGTTGAAGCGAAATAA